A window of Cydia pomonella isolate Wapato2018A chromosome 25, ilCydPomo1, whole genome shotgun sequence genomic DNA:
GTTCGGTCTGCGGATTTAAACGAACATATGTTATCTCATAGTGCAATAAAACCATACTCGTGCAATAAGTGCGGAACGCAGTTTTCTAGAAAAGACACTTTTTACAGGCATGCTAAGCGGAAGTTTTGTATGAGTATTTCTGATGAGAAAGCGTTCCTTGTACGTAATGAGGATTGCAGTTGGAGTTGAACATGTATTGCGCAATTATTGATTgcaatagagaggtaaagtctaagaaaaaaacctGCTTGTTGTTTAAAGCTCGAACCAGAtggcgccatatgttttgtggtcactgaaTTGACAAACGGCGgcgccgtacagcgccatctatgtaCGTCACCTGTCAAATTCAAATGACGAAATCATCAATCAGTCATTTAACAATTAATCGAAAAtggctttttcttccctgctaggagctagggatcaaagtggcacttttctatACGAGGATACATTTTATTGAGTTTCTGTTCCTTTCCTCTACCTACCATAATCGAAGGAACAGACTTATTCGACATTCAGCCAATATTTTAATCGGCTGTTTAAATAATcaacttaaataattttaaaaataaacaaaaatattaaagtgTAAACGtcagtatattatatatcgtcaGTATATAAAGTAACACtaatttatgctacttggtttgtatgaataagtgacataatttaagaaaaaaacagtaactccctagggagttatagttttttttttttcagaatccataactcccgcgggaacaaaataggcctttgtccttcagcacacctgcatgaaataagatcgttttcgagcaagtgtaatgaaaaaaataaatattttgttaatttttttgtaatacgcGCGTTTAGAACGAGAGCGTTTCGAGCACGAACAagttcaaacaagtccgcacacgaagcgtcgtcgtagcgtagcgtatgagattgcTGTCGTCGTTACGACAGGCGTAGTGTAAgacgtaaaaaacaaaacttctcacataattaaacaataaaagggagaatcaactttttagcgtcactcgttgccatggttacgattagttgtccaggggacaaaagttcattgaaatactgattttatggtacttaaatgtattaaacttgcgtttttgtggtcgttataaccaatgtccataatggaccccctactaagcatgtcaatagaacggcatacaacgtctcttcaaacaaactgtgccactgttgtcccttggataacgggacaggataacaaaacaaaaaaaattgattcacccaaaaaatcttcatctgacgagaaagtaagatcgtcaatatatccgccgaagacatctgacgccagtgacgccatgataactaatgagatttcacttataaaacgcttacgcgacgcttggtgcccagggcggctaccgggaaaatcgaaattcgtcaattgcaggcatttttctctgtcactccgattacgtcttactaagagtaaaagagaaaggtccccgcaatttgcgaatttcggttttcgcggtaggcccccagaactctacgcgtctcgtactcgtaacgtttttacgatacgcttacgctgaCGCCTCGTGTGCTAAGggcctaagtcccacagtaagctgaataagacttgcgttgtgggtacttaaacaacgatatatataatatgtacatatttataaatacttaaatacatagaaaacatgcccttaccaggatttgaacccggaaccatcggctttataggcagggtcactactaggccagacaggtgatataaataaataaataaataaaatcactttaattcagacaaaagtccataataatagaataaggtaaaaataagaactaaaatacaataaaattaatacttatacTAATAGTTGCTTCAGTCGATAGGTATATAAGCAAAATGCATTTAAAATCTGACtgaattattgtttattattaataatgtgtaaattaTTGTATCATAAACATTAGATAATCGCATTGTACGATTCTACTCGCATAAGGgtagtttaatataataatacttagatttatgtgtatttttataatgtgtatagttcgtgtcatccgcgatgaattaataaattaatatacgagtcaaggcacgcgtcttcgtgaatgacacgatctatctACACTCTAAAACTCAATCAATGATAAATATGTGTAAATAGAATTAggaataaaattacatttgaaatactatttattttattattaaaaatatatcagcGTTAAACGTACCGAAATATGCCGAAACTCAACTCGCAAAGTtgagtttttaatattattcagtGCGatactactagcgccatctatgatCTCTGCAGTGAATTATATAAGTTTGGCCATTCATAGTAAGATGGCATTAGTGAAACTCTTTTTGCTACCTTTAACCCTTTTAACGctttatttaaccttttaaccgcttaggATTTGTCTCTGAACGTGCTCGAGTGgccgccggtacgaagttaTTTGAAGTTTTGTCTTAATCAGACTGCGGCAAAATGAGCTGCTTAATACTTTCAAATaaagtatataattaaatgaaCTTTGTACAATGTCAAATACCAGCGTGTTTAgacaaaataccaatcgttaacgctccgtagcgagcgaaacgcaactgtctctgtcgcactaatatggaagagagaTAGCTACGCTACAGAGCGTGAACGTTTTGCATCTTGTTTACGCACCCAGTTATGATGAGGCGTTTGAGTATGACTATCTGAAAACCTGCCTGTTTCGCTGTTTTATATCGTGGCCCAtggtttttttaatgatatagcaaacgagcagacagatcGCCTACGTTGCCGAAAtataagatgggagtacgctttcTTGAATGtgtgaaggtcgtatcggtccggaaattgGTTGCCtctctttcttacaaatatggTTGGCTACATGGTATTTTATTATGGAAGgtaaggaacagaatctccttaggcagaactgttgcaagcagcgaacgaaaaaaatatagaagactaatctcaaacaaaatatcagcgtaaaagtggccccactattaaaacacgcagtactcataacggaccaattgcaactcgtcgaTGTTGACATCTTGTTTTCAACGACGAAACTgcgtttgaccatgattagtcaatttaaaccacccaaactacgattggtgtattataaaataaggcgctgtgattggctgtagcattgacacttgaaaatacatgacaatggaaaccaactccacgtagacggtttcatgcgatatagaacgttttaaatgctatattttgtatgataatttgttattttattttaaagagtaaATTTATAtaggcttattatttgttcgtttgtcgCACATGTTTAAAGGGAATTAAGCctccgaaccaattaatacattgtatcgttcatgcagaaattcgtattgaacacgtcgtcgtaggaacagtttgtatgggaatgggaaaatatcattattgtttttactaagtATTTTCTTTGTGGGGCCTACTCCACATCAAAGTACGCAAACAAAACAGAGTCACAAAACCTTTTTCGGGTGGACCCAATCACGACAGCCGACAACAtggcggcgcgcgggctggcAACCGTTGCTAGACCGTCGGTAACGCGTAACgcgtgcgccgcgccgcccggcgCCCGCGTCTGTCATCAGTGTTACTTACGTCACGGAATCGATCGCTCGCACATCGTCAACGCCAGTTAAATCCTATCCGCGTACTTGACTAGTAGCTTATCGTGATACTAACCTATGGATTCACGGACTAATATAAATGGTATGGTGCATGAACCTAACTAGTGTTTCGGTGAACTGTATGTGCCTGTGCTAACCGCTTGTGTTTAAtactaacttaaataataataactttttaactgtatttcgaacattacatattgtttattaagtgcgtgcattattatttacgatcCACGTAGGTTTAACACCCACACTtgcattctttccatattttttcaccattCAAATcgtccctggacctagaaatattgcaataccaaaattagccaaatcggtccagccttccgcgaatttaacgaaaagttataaatagcagcgagatctttactttacttagtgaaaatgtacctacacataaaaaagcgccacctacaacgacgattcgtatttactatcacgaatttaaattgtcaaaataacaacctgaacaaatttaaaatgaaagtttcttaatatcaacgattgtttaaaatgcataacatcatccccatataaagcctgttgtgatcaagagaaatcaaaataatatgatcctagctaaactatacgtgaaaagtaatcccatattgtttccagtgtttgttggaactactagcacatcatttatccgcacaataaggcatatttcttttattaaagatataattttaatacttcttactacgactgtgacaacgggccgccatttgcgaactaaatagctccgcggcacaaagttgacgccccgcccgcttcggcacaatatgtgtggggtcattttgcagagctagttcgtcatctatgtttattatcaatcgctggttGCAAGTGTGTCagacataaataatatttccaaatctctccagagtagtgctagagtagctaagaacctaggcgttattgacgggagtgaagtgcgctgtctatgattagatttattttctcaagtattttaggtattgtagcgccacctatttatggttttttgtcgcaaactttttggtatggagattttgttccttgcctctacctttcatatttaatatattggtatttattttaatggtgAGAGcggaaatttctcttgaaatggCACCAATTCAGAATgtaaaccatagaaataggatagtagcgaagcgactgacatgtctctgggggcctaccgcgaaaaccgaaattcgcaaattgcgggatctttctcttttactctcactaagacgtaattagagtgacagagaaaaatgcccgcaattgacgaatttcgatttcccggtagccgccctgatgtaaacaaacaaaatggACGTTCCACAGACCACAAATAAAACAGAcgacacgcgattttggaattatttgaACACAGTGTTGCaaacccgcgatttttcaaatttgccgcgtttttctactgacaagatttgcttgaccaactatattttaataccaAAATAGTAGGAATACATGAAGTTAGCAACACATACACTGCGTTCAGATTCAGACTAAACttgtgagtattgtattctttgggCTAAACCCCTCATTACTTCTTTTCTTCGAAGAAAATCTACTATGATCACGCTGATTAATctccaaattaaaatatataactaaataatataaacatactGTATAATTTTGGATTTGTAtgacattattttcaattacaTCTCAAACTTCTCAAAGTATCTGAACGGTATCCTTGTCAATGTCAACCATgtcaaaatgataaataaaaaaagcatcATCATTTTCACTGTATTTTTCAAGAAATTAagtatactagccgtgtcttatccagaatcatcaacaccttgatggagccataacacgaaaaattgattgaaggatatataaatagcaatAACCTAATTTTACCACATATTGTCTAAGTAATCTTAATAAGttaatatctaataataattatacagtgTTAGACTTGGATTTTCGTCATGAACTTTGAAAGTCCTGTATTGTTTCTTGAAGAGGTGTCTCCAGCTCAGATAGAGGTGGAAGTCGAAACAAGCGAAACTTTCCTGCTTGATCCGTTATTGGACCACAACTATAAGTATGTACGAAATTGTTTACCAGTGTGAAGTATGAAATCTAAGAAAATTGGTCTCAAGGTTCGAGGCTCCATAATAataagggctgatttagacggcacgcaaactcgcatgcgattttagttacattgcggactattgaggttacaaccaattcggccgaccgaGCAAATACTGCAATGTAATTAAACTCGcgtgcgagttctcgcaccgtctaaatgggcccttgtaatgtaatgtaatgtaatgtaaatagcctttattattgAAGTCTTCAGGTATCACAATCAAGGTCAATGTTGtgaaacaaaattaatgtaattacattaattttgtttcaCAACATTGACCTCAACTCGTCCTTTGACGTAGGTCTCCTCCATTTCTTTCCAATTATTTCTTTCCTTTGCTGTTTGCATCCATTTACCTCCTCCTATTCTACTCAGATCATCCGACTATCTAAACTTTTGTGGACCACTCTTTCTATTATTATATCTAGGGCACCACTCTACAAGGTCCTTTGTCCACTTATCTATGTTTTCTCTCATCATGTGGCCTGTCCAGCGCCACTTCTGTTGttttagttattgtttttgatttttcCTTAATTATGGACAATTTGACTCTGTCTCtaagttttatattaagtatgctTCTTTCCATATGGTTTTGACACACATTAAGTTTTTGGTGCTGCTTTTTTGTAAGTCCCCAAGTTTGGCAACCATAAGTTATTATTGGTATTATACAACTATTGAAAACTTTAAATTTCTGTCCTGTAGGTATTTCTTTTGTCTTAAATACTTCTTTCAAAGACCAAAACTTTCTCCATGCATTTGTGGTTCTTTTCTCGAGTTCCTTATCCGTCTGGTCTTCAGGTGATATTATCTGCCCAAGGTATACATATTCATTGACATAGTCTATTTCCTTTCCATTCAGTATAATTTGCTTTTTAGTACTGTTCgtcattaattttgtttttgacataTTCATAGAGAGGCCTACCAGTTTGCTTTGTGTGTCTAAATCTTCTAACATAGTTTTCAGCACTGAAGGGTTATCTGTTACCAGTATAAGGTCATCTGCGAACCGTAGGTGATTGAGTCTTCTCCCTTTAATATTGAGCCCAAAGTTTTCCCAATTCATGCGTCTAAAAATGGGCCCTTAGGGTTGTTATAATTATTCGGAACGCATATGGGACAATGGGGTGGTAACATAGCTTTAACTcatataggtatttaaacaaTGTGTTCAAacagagatgattgtgaccatttataTAAGTGGCAGCgcttttgatagcccagacattgcaagtgttaagtaaacatcataatttcatggaagattgatgtttaaaataacacttgcgccaTTAATCGGCGCCTGCCCTTTGCAGCCTGCCGCCCTGGGCCATGGCTCCCTAGCCCTAGGGAAAATACGCCCCTGATTACCTTAACTTCCTCATATTGCAGCTTAACTGAACCGAGGCCACTATCTAAAATACCCAACAACGTCAAAATACGGGAGCTAAAAGCACTGTACCACTGCAGCATATGCGGCTATGCTACGCTAAAGAAGGATGCAATGCAGGCTCACTCGCTTACACACAAGAAGCCAGAGCAGCCGGTACCAAAGAGACAGTGCATTCCGTGCCCGAGCTGTAATGTTAAGGAAAAGTTAGAGAAGTGTCCAGAATGCAGTTATTATACTAAGAGGAAGGCGAGTTTGAAGATACATATGAGGTAAGTTCATTCGTGTGCAGACTTCCGGTTgaagcgccatcttgatagtcaagGCTCGTGATTAATTTCTTCGTTTTTtatgctcattaatattgtttaaagtgtaatattgatagctgaTTATatagtaaactaatgtggtagtgtgcagagAAGTGGGTCCACACAGTGCAAGCATACACGCGAGGCAATTTACTTGTGCACCAAACAGCAGGCAAACGCGCTGCTTCAGCCGAGGCACATCTGCACTGGCCgatttgtgcgtgaggaaattgcggcgcgggtatgctcgctctgtatggacccgtctaatggagaattaatcttgaaacgcgtttaagcACCATTTGGGAGTTAACAGCCTGTAGTCCACATGCTACTTGTAGAGTCCAGCTATGTCTTTACAATAGTTACTAAAATCACcatacactgtcttgtactaactgTACAATTATAGTCTTATTTagagctcctaataccttgatacagGCGAAATAGTTCCACTGGActagccataattttaaaagaaataatgAATCAATTTGTGggcataatttttaaatatgtctGTATTTTCTTAtcattctaaaattaaattctaCTTTCTTTCCTATTACAGCATTCATATGAAGGAAAAACCTTACAAGTGCACAGAGTGTGATCATCGTGTGAAAACTCTGAAGGAATTAATACAACACTTAAAAACCAGGTAAGACCATAATACACCTAAGAAACCAGGTAAGACCATAATACATCTAAGAAACCAGGTAAGACCATAATACACCTAAGAAACCAGGTAAGACCATAATACACCTAAGAAACCAGGTAAGACCATAATACACCTAAGAAACCAGGTAAAACCAGGCAATACCATAGTATTGAGTGTATTTAAATCTTAAAAACCAAAGATCTGGG
This region includes:
- the LOC133531478 gene encoding zinc finger protein 271-like, with amino-acid sequence MNFESPVLFLEEVSPAQIEVEVETSETFLLDPLLDHNYNLTEPRPLSKIPNNVKIRELKALYHCSICGYATLKKDAMQAHSLTHKKPEQPVPKRQCIPCPSCNVKEKLEKCPECSYYTKRKASLKIHMSIHMKEKPYKCTECDHRVKTLKELIQHLKTRCHLCNCSTKRKGGLVRHSVQCSMKLNT